The Burkholderia sp. NRF60-BP8 genomic sequence TTTTTCACCGAGACCTGGCGCAAGCAGCGCGCGGGCGAAATCCTGACGCCGCTGGAAGCGATCGCGGCCGACTGGATCGTCGAGCATCCCGAATACCACGACGAACTGGCCGACGCCGACGGCGCGGCCGCGCGCGACTACACGCCCGAAGAAGGCCGCACGAACCCGTTCCTGCACCTGTCGATGCACCTGGCGATCAGCGAGCAGTTGTCGATCGACCAGCCGCCCGGCATCCGCGCCGCGCACGACAAGCTGGCCGCGAAGCTCGACTCGACCCACGACGCGCAGCACGCGATCATGGAATGCCTCGGCGAGACGATCTGGGAAGCGCAGCGCACGAACACGCCGCCCGATACCGACGCGTACCTGCAGCGCATCCTGCGCCGCGCGTCGC encodes the following:
- a CDS encoding DUF1841 family protein → MTPPESRRFPTMFNPSRDDVRRFFTETWRKQRAGEILTPLEAIAADWIVEHPEYHDELADADGAAARDYTPEEGRTNPFLHLSMHLAISEQLSIDQPPGIRAAHDKLAAKLDSTHDAQHAIMECLGETIWEAQRTNTPPDTDAYLQRILRRASRD